In Gossypium arboreum isolate Shixiya-1 chromosome 5, ASM2569848v2, whole genome shotgun sequence, a single genomic region encodes these proteins:
- the LOC108451455 gene encoding putative disease resistance protein At3g14460, whose protein sequence is MYNLTSLRELEIVKCPKLLSFSHDNLPLTLKGLVVKNCDNLKCLLDEDGMNISRRSLLSHLIIERCHSLASLSSAGDLPVKLQHLKIWSCPKLAYLSSSGYLPVGLKHLWIDTCQMLESVADSVHYNTCLESIFIARCEKIQYLPDGLDKLSHLQQLHIECFRNLVSVSRLPSTGLRVLHLSWCRKLQALPNGLHCLTYLQELEISNCPCLLTFPEEGFPTNLTSLAISKPEILEGLIHWGFHKLTSLKRLAIYGGYSDGVMFPHEGNGMMLPCSVRKLAFSDFPNVETLSSKGFQNLPFLECLSIVKLPKLKCLPGRDMLMSLLELYIHDCPLLKESCRRD, encoded by the coding sequence ATGTACAATCTTACATCCCTTAGGGAGCTAGAGATTGTAAAATGCCCGAAACTGTTGTCATTTTCACACGATAACTTGCCTCTTACGCTAAAAGGGTTGGTGGTaaaaaattgtgataatttgaaGTGTTTATTAGATGAAGATGGAATGAACATCAGCAGAAGATCTTTACTTAGCCATCTGATAATTGAACGATGCCACTCTCTAGCATCTTTATCATCAGCAGGTGATTTACCTGTTAAGCTTCAACATCTGAAGATATGGAGTTGTCCAAAATTGGCCTATTTATCATCAAGTGGCTACTTACCTGTGGGGCTTAAACACCTGTGGATAGACACTTGCCAAATGCTGGAATCCGTTGCAGATTCAGTTCACTACAACACTTGCCTTGAGTCCATTTTTATTGCCAGGTGTGAAAAAATTCAGTATCTGCCAGATGGATTGGACAAGCTCAGCCATCTGCAGCAACTGCATATCGAATGCTTTCGGAATCTGGTTTCGGTTTCCAGGTTGCCCTCAACCGGCCTACGTGTGCTGCATCTAAGCTGGTGCCGTAAACTCCAAGCTCTACCAAATGGCCTGCATTGCCTTACATATCTTCAGGAACTGGAGATATCAAACTGTCCATGTTTATTAACCTTTCCCGAAGAAGGTTTCCCTACAAACTTGACTTCGCTTGCAATCTCAAAACCTGAAATTCTTGAAGGACTGATCCATTGGGGATTCCATAAGCTCACTTCTCTTAAAAGACTTGCAATCTATGGAGGATATTCAGATGGGGTAATGTTTCCACATGAAGGGAACGGCATGATGTTGCCTTGTTCTGTACGCAAACTCGCCTTCAGCGATTTCCCAAATGTCGAAACCCTGTCTTCCAAGGGCTTTCAAAACCTTCCCTTCCTTGAATGTTTGTCCATTGTTAAACTTCCAAAGCTGAAATGTTTGCCCGGAAGAGACATGCTTATGTCTTTGTTGGAATTATATATCCATGACTGTCCATTGTTAAAAGAAAGTTGCAGAAGGGATTAA
- the LOC108450731 gene encoding aspartyl protease AED3-like yields the protein MKTHIFSLVFFLFSVAQGLNPKCETQDQGSNLQVFHIYSPCSPFRPSKPLSWEEDVLQTQAKDQARLQYLSSLVAKKSVVPIASGRQIVQSPTYIVRASIGTPPQTLLMAMDTSNDAAWIPCTGCLGCSSTVFDNAKSTTFQSLGCQAPQCKQVQNPSCDGSGNTCIFNMTYGGSTIAANLSQDTFTLANDSVSSYTFGCLQKTTGNSVPPQGLLGLGRGPLSLLSQTQDLYQSTFSYCLPNFRSANFSGSLRLGPVGQPVRIKYTPLLKNPRRPSLYFVNLIGIRVGNKVVDIPPSAIAFNPTTGGGTIIDSGTVFTRLVEPAYVAVRDEFRRRVKVANVTSLGGFDTCYTVPIVAPTITFLFTNMNVTLPQDNLLIHSTAGSITCLAMASAPDNVNSVLNVIANMQQQNHRILFDVPNSRLGVARELCT from the exons ATGAAAACCCACATATTTTCTCTGGTTTTCTTCTTGTTTTCAGTAGCCCAAGGATTGAACCCCAAATGTGAGACCCAAGATCAAGGTTCAAACCTCCAAGTGTTCCATATTTACAGTCCCTGCTCACCCTTCAGGCCCTCAAAGCCACTGTCATGGGAAGAAGATGTGCTCCAAACACAAGCCAAGGACCAGGCCAGGCTCCAATATTTGTCGAGCCTGGTGGCTAAGAAATCTGTGGTGCCGATAGCTTCTGGCAGGCAGATTGTGCAAAGTCCCACTTATATCGTGAGGGCCAGCATTGGAACCCCACCTCAAACCTTGCTTATGGCCATGGATACTAGCAATGATGCCGCTTGGATACCTTGCACTGGCTGCCTTGGCTGCTCTTCTACTGTCTTTGACAATGCTAAATCCACCACTTTCCAGTCCCTCGGCTGCCAAGCTCCTCAATGCAAGCAG GTACAAAATCCCAGCTGCGATGGCAGTGGCAACACTTGCATATTCAACATGACCTACGGGGGTTCAACCATTGCAGCAAACCTCTCACAGGACACATTCACCTTAGCCAACGACTCTGTCTCGAGCTACACTTTCGGTTGCCTGCAAAAGACAACCGGCAACTCGGTGCCACCACAAGGTCTATTGGGGCTCGGCCGAGGTCCATTGTCCCTTCTATCTCAGACCCAAGACCTGTACCAATCCACATTTTCATACTGTTTGCCTAATTTTAGGTCCGCCAACTTTTCTGGGTCATTGAGACTTGGGCCAGTTGGGCAGCCAGTGAGGATCAAATACACCCCATTACTGAAGAACCCCAGGAGACCATCGCTTTACTTTGTGAATTTGATTGGAATTAGAGTTGGAAACAAAGTTGTTGATATCCCACCATCTGCCATTGCTTTCAATCCTACCACCGGTGGTGGCACCATTATTGATTCTG GTACTGTTTTCACCCGGCTAGTTGAACCAGCCTATGTAGCCGTCAGAGACGAGTTTCGAAGACGAGTTAAGGTGGCCAACGTAACATCTCTTGGCGGTTTCGACACATGTTACACAGTCCCGATTGTGGCTCCGACGATAACATTCTTGTTCACCAACATGAACGTGACATTGCCACAAGACAATCTGTTAATCCACAGCACTGCAGGCAGCATCACATGTTTGGCGATGGCATCGGCACCGGATAATGTGAATTCTGTGCTGAATGTGATAGCCAATATGCAGCAACAGAACCATAGGATCCTTTTCGATGTGCCAAATTCTAGGTTGGGTGTTGCCCGTGAGCTCTGCACCTAA